From Sporosarcina sp. 6E9, a single genomic window includes:
- a CDS encoding LacI family DNA-binding transcriptional regulator encodes MKERVNAYDVAKRAGVSQSTVSRVLNNYSHVKKSTRERVLAAVDELGFTPDEIARSLANNKTRTIGLIVGNISNPFYAETAHIILREARDYDYDVIIVDTDSDESSFDRSIQTLIGKRVDGIIVASVRKDNKKISELFKLNFPIICYNRKVDDDRNTNFVVVDNKQGAKMAVNHLIQLNHQRIAYISGPCTYSTFNDRFLGYQSALKENGIDYDKRLVYQNELSFDKVFQFSLDLMRNQNRPTSFFASTDHIALAVMDAAAQNGLHIPYDISIIGFDNIDIASSPYIGLSTISQQKKKMASLVLKELIAIIDKKSDQLIQITLEPELLIRKSTGMNTQIRNNR; translated from the coding sequence ATGAAAGAAAGAGTAAATGCATATGATGTGGCAAAACGGGCAGGGGTTTCCCAATCAACTGTTTCCAGAGTATTGAATAATTATTCGCATGTGAAAAAGTCAACGAGAGAAAGGGTTCTTGCTGCGGTAGATGAACTAGGTTTCACACCGGACGAAATTGCAAGAAGTTTAGCGAATAATAAAACGCGGACAATAGGTTTAATCGTAGGAAATATTTCAAACCCCTTTTACGCTGAAACTGCGCATATTATCTTAAGAGAAGCAAGAGATTATGATTATGATGTAATCATTGTGGATACTGATTCAGATGAAAGTAGTTTTGACCGATCAATCCAAACATTAATTGGAAAACGTGTTGATGGAATTATTGTTGCATCTGTGAGAAAAGATAATAAAAAGATTAGTGAGTTATTTAAGTTGAATTTCCCGATAATTTGTTACAATCGAAAAGTTGATGACGATAGGAATACAAACTTTGTTGTAGTAGACAATAAACAGGGAGCTAAAATGGCTGTGAATCATTTAATCCAGCTAAATCATCAAAGAATTGCTTACATTTCGGGCCCTTGTACATATTCTACTTTTAATGATCGGTTTCTTGGTTACCAGTCTGCTCTAAAAGAAAATGGAATCGATTATGATAAACGCTTGGTCTATCAAAACGAACTTTCTTTTGATAAGGTATTTCAGTTTTCACTGGATTTAATGCGGAATCAAAATCGACCTACAAGTTTTTTTGCTTCTACGGACCATATCGCACTAGCAGTAATGGATGCCGCTGCACAGAATGGCCTTCATATACCGTACGACATATCGATTATCGGATTCGACAACATAGATATAGCAAGTAGTCCCTATATTGGTCTAAGTACAATTTCTCAACAAAAGAAAAAGATGGCGTCATTAGTATTAAAAGAACTAATAGCGATAATTGATAAGAAGAGTGATCAATTAATACAAATTACCTTAGAGCCAGAACTACTAATTCGAAAATCAACAGGAATGAATACTCAAATTAGGAATAATAGATAA
- a CDS encoding SDR family NAD(P)-dependent oxidoreductase produces the protein MGRFNIQSYFDLTDQTAIVTGASKGIGREIALLLADCGANIALIARNKEELEDVSREIEKLGRKSLPITLDLTNTNEIEEVINRIYKHFGRIDILINNAGINIPEPAEEVTIENWDLIMNINLKSVFFTTKAVGKYMKERDRGKIINMSSQMAFVGYYNRSAYSTSKGGITQLTKALAIEWAPNNINVNALAPTFIETPMTKAMFEDQAFKDEVLNRIPLGRLAKTEDLFGAIIYLASNASDMVTGQTLIVDGGWTVW, from the coding sequence ATGGGTAGATTTAATATACAATCCTACTTCGATTTAACTGATCAGACAGCGATTGTAACAGGTGCAAGCAAAGGAATTGGAAGAGAAATCGCCCTATTATTGGCAGATTGCGGTGCAAACATTGCTTTAATAGCAAGGAATAAAGAAGAATTAGAAGATGTTTCTCGCGAGATTGAAAAGTTAGGAAGAAAGTCTTTGCCAATAACACTTGATTTAACAAATACGAATGAAATCGAAGAAGTGATAAATCGTATTTACAAACATTTTGGGAGAATTGATATATTAATTAACAATGCAGGAATAAATATTCCCGAGCCGGCTGAAGAAGTTACTATTGAAAACTGGGATTTAATTATGAATATCAATTTAAAAAGCGTTTTCTTTACTACTAAAGCCGTAGGTAAGTATATGAAAGAGCGCGACAGAGGAAAAATAATTAATATGTCTTCTCAGATGGCGTTTGTCGGTTATTACAATAGAAGTGCCTATTCAACAAGTAAAGGTGGAATTACCCAACTAACGAAAGCGCTTGCAATCGAGTGGGCTCCCAACAATATCAATGTGAATGCATTAGCACCGACTTTTATTGAAACACCAATGACAAAAGCAATGTTTGAAGATCAAGCGTTTAAAGATGAAGTGTTAAATAGAATTCCTCTTGGAAGACTAGCTAAAACAGAAGATCTTTTCGGAGCCATTATTTATTTGGCTTCAAATGCATCAGATATGGTTACTGGTCAAACTTTAATTGTTGATGGAGGTTGGACTGTTTGGTGA
- a CDS encoding nucleoside deaminase, giving the protein MINDTDLKHLRRCIELANVALEKGDEPFGSVLVSANGDVLAEDHNHVGSGDHTQHPEFALARWAAENMTMEDREQATVYTSGEHCPMCAAAHGWVGLGRIVYVSSSKQLVQWLSEMGVDVAQSRVRNLAIEDVIRDTRVDGPVPELAEEVRELHRQFYAGKR; this is encoded by the coding sequence ATGATAAATGATACAGACTTGAAGCATCTACGACGTTGCATCGAACTAGCGAACGTAGCGCTAGAAAAAGGTGACGAGCCATTTGGTTCGGTACTGGTGTCAGCTAACGGGGATGTGCTTGCAGAAGATCATAACCACGTTGGAAGTGGTGATCACACACAACACCCAGAATTTGCTTTGGCACGCTGGGCAGCCGAGAATATGACGATGGAAGATCGAGAGCAGGCGACAGTGTACACTTCGGGTGAACATTGCCCAATGTGTGCTGCGGCCCACGGTTGGGTCGGTTTAGGTCGAATTGTATATGTCAGCTCGTCCAAACAACTGGTCCAGTGGTTGAGCGAAATGGGGGTTGACGTAGCGCAATCGCGCGTTCGTAATCTGGCGATTGAAGATGTTATTCGTGATACTAGAGTAGATGGGCCGGTTCCTGAACTCGCGGAGGAAGTTCGCGAACTCCACCGTCAGTTTTACGCGGGGAAACGTTAA